The Chitinophaga caeni genome segment AACTCCCAATATAATTGCGGTGTTACATAATCGATCCAACCTTTTTTGAGCCATTTCAACACATCGGCATATAAATCATCGTAATTGGTTTGTCCACCCCGTGTTTGCGAACCTTCGGGGTCGCGGTCAATGTTACGCCAAACACCGAAGGGGGAGATACCGAATTTCACATAGGGCTTTTCCGCCTTGATGACTTGGCTGAGCATTTGAATAATGGTATCCACGTTGTGCCTGCGCCAATCGTCCTGCCGCATACCATTTCCATATTTACGATAAGAATTATAATCCGGGAAATCTTTGCCGGGAATGCGGTAAGGGTAGAAATAATCATCGAAGTGTACCGCATCGATATCGTATCTTTTAACTACATCCTTGATTACCTGGGTCACATAGTCACGTACTTCGGGAATCCCCGGGTCAAAATATTTCGTGTCACCATATGTCACGAACCATTCCGGGTGCAAACGGGTAATATGATTAGAAGCGATGCTACTACGGCGCGTATTAAATACGGCTCGGTAAGGGTTGAACCATGCATGAAACTCCATGCCGCGTTTGTGGGCTTCGGTAATGGCAAAAGCCAGCGGATCATAATAGGGGTTCGGTGCCTGGCCTTGCCTGCCGGTGAGGTATTCTGACCAAGGCTCGAAAGGGGAAAAATAAAAAGCATCTGCCACAGGCCTCACTTGTAAGACAACGGCATTCATACCCATGCGTTTCTGGGCGTCCAGGAGATCAATTAATTCCTGCTGTTGTTGTTGAGAAGGCAAACCCTTCCTGGAAGGCCAGTCTATATTTTCCACCGTGGCAATCCAAACTGCCCTTAATTCGCGCTTGGGAGGTTTTTGTGCGAATAAATTACAGCAGAAGGAAAGCAGGCATATTCCAATTATGATACGCTTCGCCATCAAAAATACTTTACAATAATTCTATCGGCCCCGGTATTTCCGGGGTCACATTACAACTTTTTTATTCCAATTTCATTTAATAGGAGGGGAATATATAGGAACGGTAATATACATTAAATCGTATATACCCAAGAAATTCACATGATTTTCCAAGACCCGTTGTTCACCAATAAATCGGCCAAACTTAGCAGGATTTTACCAATTACTATACTTTACGACCTAAATACTGGGAATAATCCGGTAATATAACTTCATATTCCTGGTGAATCAAGGGAGAAGTCAGCAGGAAATCAGCAGAAGCGCGGTTGCTCGCCATAGGGATGTTCCATACGACACCTAATCTCAACAAAGCCTTGATATCCGGATCATGCGGCAGAGCTTCCATCGGATCCCAGAAGAAAATGATTACATCCAGCTTCCCTTCTGCCACCATGGCGCCGATTTGCTGATCCCCACCGAGCGGACCGCTGAGCAGTTTGCGGACGGGCGTATCTAAATGTTCTTCGATAAGTTTCCCGGTGGTGCCGGTACCGTAAAGCTCGTGCCTACTTAAAACAGTTTTGTTGTAAATAGCCCATTCGAGCATTTCGGCTTTTTTATGGTCATGCGCGATTAAAGCTATGCGCTTGCGCTTTTGAAGAGTCTTGGTTTGTTGCATATTACAAAAATAACAATCGTATTCGTCATTCATAATGACACAAATTGATATAATTTTGTTTCTCTATAAATAAAAACTATAAGTTAATTGTAAAATTCAATGGATCGGGTCGGTATAATTTCGGTCTTTGTGCGGAAGAATCGTTAAATTTGCGGGAGAAAATTATTTAAAATGATTAAAACTGGCAATCCAATTATCAGTATTTATACGGAAATGACGCCCAATCCGGAGACGATGAAGTTTGTGGCCAACAAATTATTGTACCCGCAAAAATCCATCGATTTCCCTACGGCAGCCAGCGCAGCACCATCTCCATTGGCCTCCGAATTGTTTACATTCCCATTTATCAGGGGTGTATTCATCTGTAGTAATTTTGTTACTTTGACAAAAACAGCGGATACCGAGTGGAATGATGTCATCCCCACGATCAAAGCGTTTTTGAAAGAATTTTTAGAAGATAACCGCGCAGTTATTAACGAAGAAGAGATAGAAGAGAAACAACCCGTTTTAAGTGGTGATGAGAGCGACGTGGTAAAAAGAATCAAGGAATTATTGGAGAATTATGTTGCCCCTGCCGTTGAAATGGACGGTGGTGCCATTCAATTCAAAGATTATAACGACGGCATCGTGAAACTGGCTTTGCAAGGTTCTTGCAGTGGTTGCCCTTCTTCCATGATTACCTTGAAAAACGGTATCGAGGGCATGATGAAGCGCATGATCCCCGAAGTGAAGGAAGTGGTAGCAGAAGCTGAATAAGCAGTAGTTTTCTTATCAAATACTTGAAGCGTCCCGCATAATTTTGCGGGGCGCTTTTTTATTGAGAACTTTTCTTTCTTAGCTTTACAACTCCTTAATCAATCTCTGATATGAAATTGCTTGGTTTTTCGCTTGGCATGAGTTGCCTGTTTTTCGCTACAAGCTTGAAAGCGCAAATTAAAATTTCTCCCGGTGCAGAAGGCGCCATTATTACCTATGCTACGCTTAGCAACGGTAAACCTGCGCGGGGCGCTAAAACGATCGTGACCGTAGTTAAAGGGAAAGCAGCTATCCGTTCTTCGCGCGGCGGTAATAGCAGGGAAAGTCAATGGATAGATTATAATACAAAAACGGTTTACCAGGTATTGGAACTGGATCAAGGGGAGCGTTTTGCCTGGGCTAGACCGTTTGCCGGGTTTAACCAGCCGGAATTGCTAAACGGCACAGAAACGGTTGCCGGCATCCCTTGTAAAAAGGCGAAGTTTAATATCAATTCCAATACGGTCGAAGTTTGGTACAATGATCAATATAAAATCAAAGCTACACCCAATTTTACGGTTGGGGCAGACCTAGGGCTTATCGTGAAGATGGTTAGGAATGGAAACTACGAACAACAGATCGTTTCTATCAATACAACTTCGGTGAATGCCGACTCCTTAAGCTGGCCGAAAAGCTTCGGAAGCATCGTGGATGAACCGACATACATGGAGCGCCTCATCAGTAGCCGCTATAAAACAATTGATATTTTTAAGGAGGAACAGGTTTCATGGGGTAATAAAATAAATAACCCGGAAGGTGAGGTGATGAATCAAACGTATCATTTTGCCGGGGGAACGGTTATCGCGAAGAAGGTGCATTTGCCTGAAATCAAAAACGGAACATCACTGTTTGCTAAACTTACCCAGCATTCAAACGGCGATGCATATGATAGGACAGGCTCCGTGTTTGTGATCCCGATGGATCATTCCCAGGACTTTTTACAAGCCTTGGAAAAGGGCATTCAACATATTCCATCTTTCAAAGGCAGGAATGGGAAGACTTACCAGGGCATGATAGCAACAGAAAATTATTCACCGGTATTAGAGCTGATGCGCTTTTTTACACCCTTTGGCGTCAAGCATTTTAACGATAGGGTCAAGATAAAAGGATACCATTGGGCTGATTCGGCAGTTTATAAACAGGAGATTACCGAACTAGCGCCTGCCCTGCAAGGGGATGTTTGGATATGCGTTTTCATTGGCAATTATGATAAAGGCGGGCATACAGTAAGCCTGGAATTGAATTATTATCCCGGTTGGGGCGATGGAGATGCCTCTAAAAAATACTGGTTGCAACCGATTTTCAATACTACTAACGTGATGGAAATGGCCGGGCAGGAATACGGCACTTTATTCGACCGGGATTCATTGACCGTAACGGTTGATATACCCGAAGGGCTAAAAAATATTTCATTGAGATATATTACTACCGGCCACGGCGGTTGGGGTGGCGGAGATGAATTTAACCCCAAGGAAAATCAAATTTTCGTAGATGGGGAAAGGGTTTACCGCTTTGTTCCGTGGAGGGAAGATTGTGCTACTTACAGAACACTAAACCCAGTTTCGGGTAACTTCGGCAACGGCCTTTCTTCCAGCGACCTGAGTCGATCCAACTGGTGCCCCGGCACCTTGACCTTGCCTGTAACTATTTATTTACATGATTTGCAACCCGGTAAACATACTTTTAAAGTTGCCATCCCGCTTGGAAAACCGGAAGGCACGAGTTTCAGTGCGTGGAATGTTAGCGGCGTGCTGAAAGGGGAATTTACGAACGCAGCAGGGGATACAAAATAATATGGAAACGATCTTTCAACAGTTATTAGATAACCTGCAACATATCACTTGGCTGGAGGTCATTGCCGTGGTATTCGGAATTATCAGCGTATTTTGTTCGAAGGCGAACAGCGTTTGGGTGTACCCGACTGGTTTGGTTAGCACGGGTATTTATGCTTACATGTTGGCATTGGATGATTTCAAGTTATACGGTGAAGCCACTTTGAACGTGTATTATTTTGTTATGAGTGTTTACGGTTGGTATCACTGGACGCGCAAGAAAGGGCAAGAAGATACCGTTACCGTGAGCTGGACCAGTAAGCAGGAAATGCTTATTGCAATTGCTATTTCGGTAGTTGGATGGGGGATATTTTATTATTTATTAAGTAATTATTCGGCCTCCGATGTTCCTATTTTCGATGCTTTTGTTTCGGCTACCGCCTGTAGTGGTATGTGGCTGTTAGCAAGACGGAAAATAGAGAACTGGATATTTTTGAATATCTCTAATTTGGTGGCTATCCCGTTATTTGTACATAAAAAATTAGTACTTACTGCTGTATTGACGGTGATCCTGTTCGTAGTGGCGATCTATGGATATTTAAATTGGAAAAAGATTTACCGGCAGTCATTGGCATCGGGGCATTGAGCTATATAAAAAATTGCAATTGAAAAGATTTGTTGTCATAGGCCCTGAGTCAACAGGGAAAAGTACATTGAGCCAGCACTTGGCAAAGCATTACCAAACGGCTTGGGTTCCCGAATTTGCGAGGGGGTACCTGGAGCAAATTGATCGCCCGTATGAAGAGGAGGATCTGTTGGAAATCGCCAAGGGACAATTAGCATTAGAAGATGATAAAGCCACATCTGCCGATAAACTTTTGATTTGTGATACGGATTTGTACGTTATAAAGGTTTGGAGCGAAAGTAAATATGGCGATTGTCATCCGCAGATTTTGCAATGGATTTCTGAGCGCCGGTACGATGGATATTTGCTAACATATATTGATATTCCCTGGACTTATGATCCGCAACGGGAGCATCCCGAACCGGCAGCGAGGGAATATTTTTATAATATTTATAAAGATATCGTTGTTAATTCCGGTATACCCTGGGCTGATATCAGGGGTGGGGAGCAGGAGCGGCTCAGCAATGCAATAAACTTTATCGACCGCTTACTTTGAATTCTTCTTCGGATCTTCCTGTTTCTTCCCGGTAACCAGTTCAACAATATCAGGATCCGGCGCGATATTTCGCATTTGAGTTAAGATATGTCTTTGGCGGGCCGCCGTAATCCTTGCAGGTGGCACGACCGTATATTTGACCGGGTTGGGTAAACATGCCGCGATCATAGCCGCCTGTTCACGGTTAAGGGCGGCGGCGCTTTTATTATAATATGCTTTTGCCGCAGCCTCGATGCCGAAGATGGCATCGCCGGTTTGAGCAACGTTCAAGTACATCTCCAGTATTCTTTGCTTACTCCATAACTTTTCGATCATGAAAGTGAAGTAAACTTCAAGTCCTTTGCGGAACCAGCCACCATGTTGCCAAAGAAAAACGTTCTTAGCTACCTGTTGACTGATGGTACTGGCGCCGCGAATTTTTTTACTTTTTTGATTATGTTTCATGGCTTTTTCGATCGACTTGAAATCGAAGCCGTCATGATCCGGGAATAATTGATCCTCGCTGGCGATTACGGCAAGCTTCGCGTATTGAGAGATCTCATCATAATCGACCCATTTCTTTTGAAAATGTTTTTCCGTGCCCCAAGTTTCCACCCAACTAACGATTTGGGTGATGGTAATAGGAGGGTTCACCCAACGGAGTATGATAATATAAACTAAATGCGCAATAAATAGGAATAACAGTATTTTCTTAATTCTTCGCCAAGTTCTTGGGATAATTCCTTTGAGCTTCATCCAACGAGTTTTGAATTTGCGGAAAGGTAAAAAAAATTTACTGCCCGCGAAAAGATAGCATCGTGAAATAAGGAGAACAATGAGAAAGAAGCATTGTTAAATTAAATAGAACTATATAAATCGTAACTTCAATTATGCTATTACAACTTCACCCGGACAATCCCAATCCCCGCCAGTTAAAGATGATCGTAGAGTGTTTGAAAGACGGCGGCGTGATTATTTATCCAACTGATACCGTGTACGGGATGGGTTGCGATATTTATCAACATAAAGCTATAGAAAGGGTAGCGAGGATTAAAGGCGTTGATCCGAAGAAGGCCCATTTCTCTTTTATTTGTTCTGACTTAAGCCACTTGTCTGATTATACCAAAAGTGTGGATACGCCAATTTTCAGGATGTTGAAAAAAGCCCTACCCGGCCCTTATACGTTTATCATGCACGCGAGTAAGCAGGTGCCTAAGTTGATGAAAAATAAGCGGGATACGGTGGGTATCAGGGTACCCGATAATAAAATTTGCCATGCTATAGTGGAGGAATTGGGAAACCCGATCATGAGTACTACCCTGCCGGTTGATGATTACATCGAGGAATATACAGACCCTGAAATTATCCACGAAAAGTTTGGCAACCAGGTCGATATTGTGGTAGATGGGGGCGCCGGGGGGATCGTTTTCTCCACGGTAATTGATTGTACAAGTGGAGAGCCTGAGTTGGTTCGGGAAGGGGCCGGGAGTTTTGAAGCAATCACGTAATCACGCATTTTTATGGATTTTGGGATTTCACAGATTTTTCGGAGGTTTTTATGAAACGATTTTTTGTTGTCTTGTTTTGTAGCTTGGTTTCGTTGGCTGGTAACGCGCAGGAGAATGTGCAGGAGCCACCGTGTGATAGTTTATATGATAATTTGTATGATGGGTTTAAGGAATATTTGCAGCGTTACCACGATAAGTATAAAGAGATGACTTCTTACAGGTTAGGGAGCTTGAAAATGAAGGAAGTTTTTCTAAAGGAGGATATTGGAGGGGCTTTTTATAGAAATCATTTTGGATTTTTTTGTAAAAAAGAGTGGGAGTTGGAGCAGCAAACAAAGGTTCCGCTCCGTGTGCGGTTGGGAGGTTTAAGCATTACTGACAGGTTGGAGGGGAAGGAATAGAATATTTTTAGCGTTTAATCTTCATCGTTCGGGGTTTTTGCTATTTTTTAATTGAGATAACGTTACCCGATCGGGCGGGTTCTAGGATATAGAATTTTACGAAGGGGGAGCAAACAAAAAAGCGTGTCAAATTTTATAGACACGCTTTTTTGATTGTATTAAATAACGGGTTACCCGGATTATTTTATCCCCATTTTCTTCGCGATAGCAGCAGGGATTGCTTTTTTATTTACCATGAAACAGGTGGTTTTATATGCGAAGTATGGAACAGATGCATAGAAATAACCGCCGCAATCATTGGTTTCACCCCAGGAGTTTTTCACTTTGAAGAACAGGTCACCATTTTGATCTTTTACGATACCGGTGATATGCATACCATGATCATCTTGTGTTTCGTAATTATCGAAAGCTTCCTGGCGCATTTCTTGCGTAATTTTCTTTTCTTTTACCGGGTTGATGAAGGCATCTTTACGTTCAGCCTCGGTCATGTCGCTGAAATCTTTTTCAGGAACGATTGCTAAGCCATCCCTGTAATTGAAACCTTTCTCACTTACATCCGCAGCCCAAGCCAAGGTGTAACCATCAGTTACAGCATCTTCCGCGATTTTCACGAATTCATCGATCGGCACGTTGTAAACTTTTTCCCAGTTCCAGTTATCAGGAACTTCCAACACGAATTTGCTATAAAAAGGATGGTGATTAAAAGAGGAAATAATCACGTAATCGTTCGGATCGATACCGAGGTATTGAGCGAAAGATTGCGGGGTATATTGTTTACCATTGTATTCAAACGTTTTTGGCGCATCACCCATGTAAGCGTCCAATGTACCTTCAATGGCTTTTGTCCAGCTAGGGTTCAGATGTTTGGCTTCACCTAAAGGTTTTACCATCCCTTCTAACACGCTCACCATTTCGGCATGGTTATAAACTTTATCGCGGTTGCCATCGTACACGCTCTGCGGCACCATACCAAACTCGCGTAAACAAAGAAGGTCATCGGGGAATCCACCACCTTCAGCGAAGTTGGATTTACCGTGCATACGAACATAGTTAGCCGCTTTCATTGGGTACATCCTGCGAACCACGAACATTTCGCTTAAATCGACACTTTTATTTTTGTCTTTCCTCAAAACTTCGGATTCAAAGAAAGAAAGACCGGAGAAGCTCCAGCAGGTTCCTGTTCTACCTTGGTTTTGGATTCCGGTAGCGTTGGCATCGTTAATTACAGAGAACTTATAATTACTACCTGTTTTGTTTGTAACCGTAGATTGTGCAAATACACCGAGGCTGCAAAGCATGGCAGCGCTCAACAACAATTTCTTCATATATCTTTTAAGTTAAGAAAACTAGAAAAACCAAAAATAAGGAAACATGACTAATTCGGGGTTGTTAAAATGGGATAAACGGAAAGATTAGATGGTAATATTTGTTTATTTATTGCGCGATTCATACGCATTCCTGGTGATCTCCCATTTCCATAGGGTATCCTTACCGGGAGTGTCGATATTCCCGGCAAACTGCATCCCGTTTTTTTGAAGCACCTTTACGGATGAATCGTATTCCTCCAAAGTATGCGCTACCACCTTGTGGATGTATTGATGGTGGAAGGCAAAACGAATGAATGCCCCGACCATTTCGGTGGCATAACCTTGTTCACGGTACTCTTCGGCAATTTCGTAGCCGATTTCTACCGTACCATTCTTATCCGGTTTACCTTTAAATCCACCTGTTCCGATTAATTTATTATCAGCTTTGTGTATAATCAAATAAAAGAACCATCCTAGCATGGAGGGATCATTTTTTAATTTATCATAGGCGATAATGATCATTTCCGGGAACTCCGTCCACCCACTTGGAACCGTCACGCCAAGAGCTTTTGAAAGCGCTTCATTTCCATGTAAACTTGCTTCAAAGTGTTGCAAAGTACATGGCACTAGTTGTAACCTCGCAGTTTCGATCATGACTGAAAACTAATAAAGGGAATTGGTAAATCCAAGCAGGAAACATTGATATGTAATGTTTAGCAGGAAATGCAAAACTACAGGCTGAAAAAATTTATTATTTGGTTAATGGGCCTCCAACCAGTTATTCCCCGAACCTAGCTCTGCTTCGATCGGCACATCGATTTCCATCGCGTTTTTCATATGCTCGATAATTAGCGGTTTGAGTTTTTCGAGTTCCGGCTTATACACATCAAAGATCAACTCATCATGTACTTGCAGTATCATCTTGGATTGGAATCCTGCTGATTGCATAGCTTTATGAATCGAGATCATGGCAAGTTTAATCATATCTGCTGCTGTACCCTGGATCGGCATGTTAATGGCGTTGCGTTCTGCAAAGCCCCGAACCACGGCATTGGATGAATTAATGTCTTTTAACCAGCGTTTACGACCCAGCATGGTTTGTACATAGCCATGCTCTTTTGCAAACGCTACCTGGTCTTGCATGTACTGCTTAATTGCCGGATATTGGATGAAATAATTATCGATGAGCCCCTTGGCTTCTGTTCTTGAAATTCCGAGGTTTTCTGATAGCCCGAAAGCGCTCACACCGTATATAATACCGAAGTTCACACTTTTAGCATTCCGGCGCATATCGGGACTTACCTCTGAAATTTCAACGCCGTAAACCTTAGCAGCCGTGGCCGTATGGATGTCGGTTCCGGAGCGGAAGGCCGCCAGCATATTTTCATCTTTACTGATAGCCGCGATAATCCGCAATTCAATTTGGGAGTAATCAGCCGATACCAAGATGTGTTCTGCATCCCTCGGAACGAAAGCCTTCCTGACCTCACGTCCCCGCTCGGTGCGGATCGGGATATTTTGCAGGTTCGGATTATTGGAACTCAATCGCCCGGTCACTGCCACAGCCTGGTTGTAAGACGTATGTATTCTTCCCGTGCGCGGATTAATCATCGTGGGAAGCGCATCCACGTAAGTAGATTTCAATTTGGTTAGTTCCCGGAACACCAGGATATCTTCCACGATTTTATGTTTTGATGCGAGTTTTTGGAGGATGTCCTCACCGGTAGCATATTGTCCTGTTTTAGTTTTCTTTGCTTTCGGATCTAATTGTAATTTTTCGAACAGCACTTCCCCTAATTGTTTAGGAGAAGCCAGGTTGAATCGAACACCAGCCTGTTCGTAAACACTTTCTTCCGCCCGTTTGATTTCTGCTTGTAACTCGTTAGAATAATCGGATAAAGTCTGTTTATCGATGGCCACACCCTCATATTCCATATCCGTCAGCACTTTAACCAGGGGATTTTCGATTTCGTAGAATACCTTGCTCACTTCACGTTCGGCTACGATAGGGGCGAATTTATGTTTTAATTGAAGCGTGATATCAGCATCTTCAGCAGCATAATCTTTTACTTTTTCCACGGGAACATCGCGCATATTGCCTTGGTTTTTGCCCTTTTTGCCAATCAGTGTTTCTATCGAAACCGGTTCGTAGCCCAGGTATTGGGCGCTGAGCAAATCCATGCCACGCCTGCCTTCCGGTTCAATAAGGTAATGTGCCAACATCGTATCAAAAATACTGCCCTTGATAGCGATATCATACCATTTCAGCACGATTAAATCGTATTTAAGATTCTGCCCTATAAAAATAATATTTTCCTTATCGAATAAGGGTTTGAAGGTGTGCAAAATCTCCAGCGCGCCTTCCCGGTTAGGTGGAACAGGCACATAATAGGCCGTGCCGGGAGTATAGGAAAAGCTCATTCCGACTAATTCCACATTATTCGCATCGGTACCAGTAGTTTCGGTATCGAAGCAGATCTCATCTTGTTCCAGGAGCTGTTGTAATAGCGTTAAATGCTCTTCGGGCGTACCTGCGAGAATATAATTATGCGGCGTATTTTCGATGTTCTTATCTGCGACCAACCCGACCTGCTCGGTAGCGGGTGCGAGTGTTGCTGCTTTAGGCGTATTTTTTTGTTCAACCGGAGCGCTAAACAGATCTTGTTGCACTGCCACGGCAGACTGCGTAGCATCCTGGTATAATTCGCCCAAGATCCTTTTACCGAGAGTACGGAATTCCAGCTCGGCAAATATTTCTGCCAAAGCAGCGGGGTTCATCGGTTTAATGCCGAAGTTTTCCTCGTGAAACTCAACGGGAACATCCGTGATGATGGTAGCTAATTTCTTGGATAAAACAGCGCTATCCGCCCCGGCCTTAATTTTTTCACCCATTTTTCCCTTGATATTGTCGGCATTGGCAATTACATTTTCAAGGGTGTCATACTCGGCTAATAACTTCATCGCCGTTTTTTCACCGACGCCCGGTATCCCGGGGATGTTATCCACGGCATCGCCCATCAGCCCCAGGATGTCAATGACTTGGTCGACGCGTTTTATTTGCCATTTTTCGCATACCTCTTTCGGACCCAGGATTTCTTCTTTACCGCCACCGGCAGGGGGTTTATAAATAAAGATATTATCCCGCACCAATTGTCCGTAGTCCTTATCAGGCGTCACCATATATACCTCGTAACCTGCATCGGCGGCTTGCCAAGCCAGCGTGCCGATTACATCATCCGCCTCGTATCCGTCCACTTCCATCACGGGAATATTAAAACCTTCAATGATTCTTTTGATATCAGGTAGCGCCTCGATCAAATCTTCTGGAGCATCTTCACGGTTGGCTTTATAGTCTTCAAAATCGGTATGTCTTTCAG includes the following:
- a CDS encoding L-threonylcarbamoyladenylate synthase codes for the protein MLLQLHPDNPNPRQLKMIVECLKDGGVIIYPTDTVYGMGCDIYQHKAIERVARIKGVDPKKAHFSFICSDLSHLSDYTKSVDTPIFRMLKKALPGPYTFIMHASKQVPKLMKNKRDTVGIRVPDNKICHAIVEELGNPIMSTTLPVDDYIEEYTDPEIIHEKFGNQVDIVVDGGAGGIVFSTVIDCTSGEPELVREGAGSFEAIT
- the mtgA gene encoding monofunctional biosynthetic peptidoglycan transglycosylase, which codes for MKLKGIIPRTWRRIKKILLFLFIAHLVYIIILRWVNPPITITQIVSWVETWGTEKHFQKKWVDYDEISQYAKLAVIASEDQLFPDHDGFDFKSIEKAMKHNQKSKKIRGASTISQQVAKNVFLWQHGGWFRKGLEVYFTFMIEKLWSKQRILEMYLNVAQTGDAIFGIEAAAKAYYNKSAAALNREQAAMIAACLPNPVKYTVVPPARITAARQRHILTQMRNIAPDPDIVELVTGKKQEDPKKNSK
- a CDS encoding glycoside hydrolase family 10 protein, with product MAKRIIIGICLLSFCCNLFAQKPPKRELRAVWIATVENIDWPSRKGLPSQQQQQELIDLLDAQKRMGMNAVVLQVRPVADAFYFSPFEPWSEYLTGRQGQAPNPYYDPLAFAITEAHKRGMEFHAWFNPYRAVFNTRRSSIASNHITRLHPEWFVTYGDTKYFDPGIPEVRDYVTQVIKDVVKRYDIDAVHFDDYFYPYRIPGKDFPDYNSYRKYGNGMRQDDWRRHNVDTIIQMLSQVIKAEKPYVKFGISPFGVWRNIDRDPEGSQTRGGQTNYDDLYADVLKWLKKGWIDYVTPQLYWEFGHRLVGYQVLVNWWNDHAYGKHVYIGHGAYRLKSNAAWSDPYELPRQVLTNRNLPHVEGSMFFSAKSFANNPLGIVDTFQNHLFKTPALVPEMPWLGGKAPFSPYFIDAFEKDNGLEIHWADDDTSHRTRQYVLYKFKPNEPLNLNDATKILSIVPQMPDPVFLDTAYQSGQQYIYILTAMDRLQHESFPSAPLKVAAHGGRVYFYFE
- a CDS encoding methylglyoxal synthase, which translates into the protein MQQTKTLQKRKRIALIAHDHKKAEMLEWAIYNKTVLSRHELYGTGTTGKLIEEHLDTPVRKLLSGPLGGDQQIGAMVAEGKLDVIIFFWDPMEALPHDPDIKALLRLGVVWNIPMASNRASADFLLTSPLIHQEYEVILPDYSQYLGRKV
- a CDS encoding C1 family peptidase; translated protein: MKKLLLSAAMLCSLGVFAQSTVTNKTGSNYKFSVINDANATGIQNQGRTGTCWSFSGLSFFESEVLRKDKNKSVDLSEMFVVRRMYPMKAANYVRMHGKSNFAEGGGFPDDLLCLREFGMVPQSVYDGNRDKVYNHAEMVSVLEGMVKPLGEAKHLNPSWTKAIEGTLDAYMGDAPKTFEYNGKQYTPQSFAQYLGIDPNDYVIISSFNHHPFYSKFVLEVPDNWNWEKVYNVPIDEFVKIAEDAVTDGYTLAWAADVSEKGFNYRDGLAIVPEKDFSDMTEAERKDAFINPVKEKKITQEMRQEAFDNYETQDDHGMHITGIVKDQNGDLFFKVKNSWGETNDCGGYFYASVPYFAYKTTCFMVNKKAIPAAIAKKMGIK
- a CDS encoding PNGase F N-terminal domain-containing protein → MKLLGFSLGMSCLFFATSLKAQIKISPGAEGAIITYATLSNGKPARGAKTIVTVVKGKAAIRSSRGGNSRESQWIDYNTKTVYQVLELDQGERFAWARPFAGFNQPELLNGTETVAGIPCKKAKFNINSNTVEVWYNDQYKIKATPNFTVGADLGLIVKMVRNGNYEQQIVSINTTSVNADSLSWPKSFGSIVDEPTYMERLISSRYKTIDIFKEEQVSWGNKINNPEGEVMNQTYHFAGGTVIAKKVHLPEIKNGTSLFAKLTQHSNGDAYDRTGSVFVIPMDHSQDFLQALEKGIQHIPSFKGRNGKTYQGMIATENYSPVLELMRFFTPFGVKHFNDRVKIKGYHWADSAVYKQEITELAPALQGDVWICVFIGNYDKGGHTVSLELNYYPGWGDGDASKKYWLQPIFNTTNVMEMAGQEYGTLFDRDSLTVTVDIPEGLKNISLRYITTGHGGWGGGDEFNPKENQIFVDGERVYRFVPWREDCATYRTLNPVSGNFGNGLSSSDLSRSNWCPGTLTLPVTIYLHDLQPGKHTFKVAIPLGKPEGTSFSAWNVSGVLKGEFTNAAGDTK
- a CDS encoding NifU family protein, which encodes MIKTGNPIISIYTEMTPNPETMKFVANKLLYPQKSIDFPTAASAAPSPLASELFTFPFIRGVFICSNFVTLTKTADTEWNDVIPTIKAFLKEFLEDNRAVINEEEIEEKQPVLSGDESDVVKRIKELLENYVAPAVEMDGGAIQFKDYNDGIVKLALQGSCSGCPSSMITLKNGIEGMMKRMIPEVKEVVAEAE
- a CDS encoding AAA family ATPase, with protein sequence MKRFVVIGPESTGKSTLSQHLAKHYQTAWVPEFARGYLEQIDRPYEEEDLLEIAKGQLALEDDKATSADKLLICDTDLYVIKVWSESKYGDCHPQILQWISERRYDGYLLTYIDIPWTYDPQREHPEPAAREYFYNIYKDIVVNSGIPWADIRGGEQERLSNAINFIDRLL
- the pnuC gene encoding nicotinamide riboside transporter PnuC, whose product is METIFQQLLDNLQHITWLEVIAVVFGIISVFCSKANSVWVYPTGLVSTGIYAYMLALDDFKLYGEATLNVYYFVMSVYGWYHWTRKKGQEDTVTVSWTSKQEMLIAIAISVVGWGIFYYLLSNYSASDVPIFDAFVSATACSGMWLLARRKIENWIFLNISNLVAIPLFVHKKLVLTAVLTVILFVVAIYGYLNWKKIYRQSLASGH
- a CDS encoding GNAT family N-acetyltransferase; the encoded protein is MIETARLQLVPCTLQHFEASLHGNEALSKALGVTVPSGWTEFPEMIIIAYDKLKNDPSMLGWFFYLIIHKADNKLIGTGGFKGKPDKNGTVEIGYEIAEEYREQGYATEMVGAFIRFAFHHQYIHKVVAHTLEEYDSSVKVLQKNGMQFAGNIDTPGKDTLWKWEITRNAYESRNK